From Thermus brockianus, the proteins below share one genomic window:
- a CDS encoding MerR family transcriptional regulator, with translation MPSTLPSLYTLSDLARASGVSRRILQHYAQLGLLEPGALTQGGRKLYTDFALYLVQDIQDLNQLGFTLEEIRKIMALKKAIFYPDGTYRQDWRREEIPLSDEELWDMWRKTGEVLSSIERQERMIRRFHRFLTKHFAPKEVQDGLLGGPGNGGVKGAGADLPGGAGHPPGAGSDPGEP, from the coding sequence ATGCCGTCAACGCTCCCCTCCCTCTACACCCTGAGCGACCTCGCCCGGGCAAGCGGCGTCTCGCGGCGCATCCTGCAACACTACGCCCAGCTCGGGCTTCTGGAACCCGGCGCCCTCACCCAGGGAGGGCGCAAGCTGTACACCGACTTTGCCCTCTACCTGGTCCAGGACATCCAAGACCTCAACCAACTGGGCTTCACCTTGGAAGAGATTCGCAAGATCATGGCCCTCAAGAAGGCCATCTTCTATCCCGACGGCACCTACCGGCAGGACTGGCGCCGGGAGGAAATTCCCCTTTCGGACGAGGAGCTTTGGGATATGTGGCGGAAAACGGGGGAGGTGCTCTCCAGCATAGAGCGGCAGGAACGGATGATCCGCCGCTTCCACCGCTTCCTCACCAAGCACTTCGCCCCGAAGGAGGTGCAGGATGGACTTCTCGGTGGACCGGGAAACGGAGGCGTTAAGGGAGCGGGTGCGGACCTTCCTGGAGGAGCGGGTCATCCCCCGGGAGCGGGAAGCGACCCCGGCGAACCTTGA
- a CDS encoding acyl-CoA dehydrogenase family protein, protein MDFSVDRETEALRERVRTFLEERVIPREREATPANLEALTRTLQEEARAWGIFLPHMPKALGGLGLSWTQLAVVLEEAGRSLLGPRALNAAAPDEGNMHLLHKVASPEQKKRYLEPLVAGEVRSGFAMTEPMGAGADPTLLKATAKRRGRKYVLNGRKWFTTGAEGAAFFLVLARAEEGPTLFLVERDSPGLKLVRTIPTMDHWSIGGHGELVLEECEVGEDAVLGEVGKGFAYAELRLDPARLTHCMRWLGVGVRATELAQDYALRRDSFGKKLAEHQGVQFMIADSHMELHAARLMVWHAAWKLDRGERIRHEASMAKVFVSEAVNRAVDRAVQITGALGISEDIPLSIFYREVRPFRIYDGPSEVHRASVGKRALFKGLRP, encoded by the coding sequence ATGGACTTCTCGGTGGACCGGGAAACGGAGGCGTTAAGGGAGCGGGTGCGGACCTTCCTGGAGGAGCGGGTCATCCCCCGGGAGCGGGAAGCGACCCCGGCGAACCTTGAGGCCCTCACCCGAACGCTCCAAGAGGAGGCGCGGGCCTGGGGGATCTTCCTGCCCCACATGCCCAAGGCGCTAGGGGGGCTAGGCCTTTCCTGGACCCAGCTGGCGGTGGTCCTGGAGGAGGCGGGAAGGAGCCTCCTGGGCCCCAGGGCGCTCAACGCCGCCGCGCCCGACGAGGGCAACATGCACCTCCTGCACAAGGTGGCGAGCCCCGAACAGAAAAAGCGCTACCTGGAGCCCCTGGTGGCTGGGGAGGTGCGCTCCGGCTTCGCCATGACCGAGCCCATGGGCGCCGGGGCCGATCCCACCCTCCTCAAGGCCACGGCGAAGCGGCGGGGTCGTAAGTACGTCCTCAATGGACGGAAGTGGTTCACCACGGGGGCGGAGGGGGCGGCCTTCTTCCTCGTCCTGGCCCGGGCGGAGGAGGGCCCCACCCTCTTCCTCGTGGAGCGGGACAGCCCGGGCCTCAAGCTGGTGCGCACCATTCCCACCATGGACCACTGGTCCATAGGGGGGCACGGGGAGCTGGTCCTGGAAGAGTGCGAGGTGGGGGAGGACGCCGTCTTGGGCGAGGTGGGCAAGGGCTTCGCCTACGCCGAGCTACGCCTGGACCCCGCCCGGCTCACCCACTGCATGCGCTGGCTCGGCGTGGGGGTCCGGGCCACGGAACTCGCCCAGGACTACGCCCTGCGGCGGGATTCCTTTGGAAAGAAGCTGGCCGAACACCAGGGCGTCCAGTTCATGATCGCCGACAGCCACATGGAGCTCCACGCCGCCCGGCTCATGGTCTGGCACGCCGCCTGGAAGCTGGACCGTGGGGAGAGGATCCGGCACGAGGCCTCCATGGCCAAGGTCTTCGTCTCGGAAGCGGTGAACCGGGCCGTGGACCGGGCGGTGCAGATCACCGGGGCCCTGGGGATCAGCGAGGACATACCCCTCTCCATCTTCTACCGGGAGGTGCGCCCCTTCCGCATCTACGATGGGCCTAGCGAAGTCCACCGGGCCTCCGTGGGGAAGCGGGCCCTCTTTAAGGGGCTTAGGCCATGA
- a CDS encoding phosphotransferase family protein → MKEALEATLRELLGQGEVVRLQRLPGGASKEAWAVDYRTGDILHPLFLRRVAGGVIYRGTLSLATEFRILTLAQAQGVRVPEPLVYLPDLEGKEAFLMRRLEGESIGARVVRRPEYQRARERLPEAMAEELAKIHAIPLEKVLFLPAPTSPPWRAALETAYQDLDALEEPHPALEWGLRWLLDHPPRERPLVLVHGDFRIGNLLVNEEGLVAVLDWEFAHLGDPREDLAWPLVRAWRFGEDRKRLGGVGEVGPFLERYNARSGQDIGEEELFWWEVLGNARWGLGALKQARRHLRGEERSVELAVLGRLAAEMEYEILHLLERYG, encoded by the coding sequence ATGAAGGAAGCGCTGGAGGCCACCCTGAGGGAGCTCCTGGGCCAAGGGGAGGTGGTCCGGCTCCAGCGCCTCCCCGGAGGGGCCTCCAAGGAGGCCTGGGCGGTGGACTACCGCACGGGGGACATCCTCCACCCCCTCTTCCTGCGCCGGGTGGCGGGGGGGGTTATCTACCGGGGCACCCTCAGCCTGGCCACGGAGTTCCGCATCCTGACGCTGGCCCAGGCCCAAGGGGTGCGGGTGCCGGAACCCCTGGTGTACCTTCCGGACCTCGAGGGCAAGGAGGCCTTCCTCATGCGCCGCCTCGAGGGGGAGTCCATCGGTGCCCGGGTGGTGCGGCGGCCGGAGTACCAAAGGGCCCGGGAGCGGCTTCCCGAGGCCATGGCGGAGGAGCTCGCCAAGATCCACGCCATCCCCCTGGAAAAGGTGCTCTTCCTCCCCGCCCCCACATCGCCCCCGTGGCGCGCCGCCCTGGAAACGGCGTACCAGGACCTGGACGCCCTGGAGGAACCCCACCCCGCCCTGGAGTGGGGTCTCCGCTGGCTCCTGGACCATCCACCCCGGGAACGCCCCTTGGTCTTGGTCCACGGGGACTTCCGCATCGGCAACCTGCTGGTAAACGAGGAGGGGCTGGTGGCTGTCCTGGACTGGGAGTTCGCCCATCTGGGGGATCCCCGGGAGGACCTGGCCTGGCCCCTGGTGCGGGCCTGGCGCTTCGGCGAGGACCGCAAGCGCCTTGGGGGCGTGGGCGAGGTGGGGCCCTTCCTTGAGCGCTACAACGCCCGGTCGGGCCAGGACATCGGGGAGGAAGAGCTTTTCTGGTGGGAAGTCCTAGGCAACGCGCGCTGGGGCCTGGGAGCGCTAAAGCAGGCCCGGAGGCACCTTCGGGGGGAAGAGCGGAGCGTGGAGCTCGCTGTCTTGGGCAGGCTGGCGGCGGAGATGGAGTACGAGATCCTCCACCTTTTGGAGCGGTATGGATAG
- a CDS encoding DUF6285 domain-containing protein yields the protein MDRPTLDELLEAVAEFLEGEILPALTDPRLRFQTLVALNALGIARRELALGEVLLREEREALGKLLGAQGEVRELLASLAGLIRQGHAPPGTLGYLKDHVARKLKVANPKYLERYP from the coding sequence ATGGATAGGCCCACGTTGGACGAGTTGCTGGAAGCGGTGGCGGAGTTCTTAGAAGGGGAAATCCTCCCCGCCCTCACGGACCCCAGGCTTCGCTTCCAGACCCTGGTGGCCTTGAACGCCCTGGGGATAGCCCGGAGGGAGCTGGCCCTGGGGGAGGTTCTCCTCCGAGAGGAGCGGGAGGCCTTGGGAAAGCTCTTGGGCGCCCAGGGGGAGGTGAGGGAACTCCTCGCCTCCCTGGCTGGGCTTATCCGCCAGGGCCACGCCCCGCCCGGCACCCTCGGCTATCTCAAGGACCACGTGGCGCGCAAGCTCAAGGTAGCCAACCCCAAGTACCTGGAGCGCTACCCATGA
- a CDS encoding histidine phosphatase family protein, translated as MRRRLLLLRHGEVDYFPQGKPVPPQGVGLTERGRRQAEAVGRLLRRVPLDLALHTGLPRTEETLALVLKGRPVPVEAWPDFQEIRPGRLKDLEDPERAFREAFHPKDLSERFLGGERYGDFLDRVLPAYERLLARPWNTALLVAHGGVIRALLTFALTGQRGFLPLEVHPCGLSVLDLGERPLLRLHNLTPYDPLPKTRLSTMEALWLAYQTP; from the coding sequence ATGAGGAGGCGGCTTCTCCTCCTGCGCCACGGCGAGGTGGACTACTTCCCCCAAGGGAAGCCCGTGCCCCCGCAGGGGGTGGGCCTCACGGAAAGGGGGCGAAGGCAGGCGGAAGCGGTGGGGAGGCTCCTGCGGAGGGTACCCCTGGACCTCGCCCTCCACACGGGCCTGCCCCGCACCGAGGAAACCCTCGCCCTCGTCCTCAAGGGGCGGCCGGTCCCGGTGGAGGCTTGGCCGGACTTCCAGGAGATCCGCCCCGGGAGGCTCAAGGACCTGGAGGACCCGGAGCGGGCTTTCCGGGAAGCATTCCATCCCAAGGACCTCTCCGAACGCTTCCTGGGCGGGGAACGGTACGGCGACTTCCTGGACCGGGTCCTCCCCGCCTACGAGCGCCTCCTGGCGAGGCCCTGGAACACCGCCCTCCTGGTGGCGCACGGAGGGGTGATCCGGGCCCTCCTCACCTTCGCCCTCACCGGACAAAGGGGTTTCCTGCCCCTGGAGGTGCACCCCTGCGGGCTTTCCGTCCTGGACCTAGGGGAAAGGCCCCTCCTCCGCCTCCACAACCTTACCCCTTACGATCCCCTCCCCAAGACCCGCCTCTCCACCATGGAAGCCCTCTGGTTAGCCTACCAGACGCCCTAG
- a CDS encoding TAXI family TRAP transporter solute-binding subunit has product MRWWLWVVVLLGVTLAQKPQIVIGTGGVGGVYFYYGTAVAEILNKAGVVQAQAMQSGGSMENLMLLRDRTDPTRGLYYCGTVLPDAALLAFQGEERFQGKPAPARVLFTMYPNYFHVVTTEDSGIRVLQDLKGKRVSTEVAGGIIEYEARLLMSAAIPGFDPKVHFGKWERVRVAEAAQMLSEGNLDAFFWSGGLPTGSILELAGSLARKGKRLLLVPLPSQSTPVQVLMRRFPGVVDTGVIPKGVYNTRYDTPTLTFWNLFVCPASLPEELAYAMVKAVFESLPTLHAAVAPARDTTLENATRSRNGKVPYHEGAVRYFRERGVWR; this is encoded by the coding sequence GTGCGGTGGTGGCTTTGGGTTGTGGTCCTTTTGGGAGTTACACTTGCGCAAAAGCCCCAGATCGTCATCGGCACCGGGGGTGTGGGTGGGGTGTACTTTTACTACGGCACGGCGGTGGCGGAGATTCTGAACAAGGCCGGTGTGGTCCAGGCCCAGGCCATGCAGTCGGGCGGCTCCATGGAGAACCTCATGCTCCTCCGGGACCGCACGGACCCCACCCGGGGGCTCTACTACTGCGGCACCGTGCTTCCCGATGCCGCCCTCCTGGCGTTCCAGGGGGAGGAACGCTTTCAGGGGAAACCCGCGCCCGCGCGCGTCCTGTTCACCATGTACCCCAACTACTTCCACGTGGTGACCACGGAGGATAGCGGCATCCGGGTCCTCCAGGACCTCAAGGGGAAGCGCGTCTCCACCGAGGTGGCCGGGGGAATTATTGAGTACGAGGCCCGCCTCCTCATGTCCGCCGCCATCCCGGGGTTTGACCCCAAGGTCCACTTCGGCAAGTGGGAGCGGGTACGGGTGGCGGAGGCGGCCCAGATGCTTTCCGAAGGGAACCTGGATGCTTTTTTCTGGTCCGGGGGCCTGCCCACGGGGAGCATCCTGGAGCTTGCGGGTAGCCTGGCCCGCAAGGGGAAGCGCCTCCTCCTTGTTCCTCTGCCGTCCCAGAGCACCCCGGTGCAGGTCCTCATGCGCCGCTTCCCCGGGGTGGTGGACACGGGCGTCATCCCCAAGGGCGTGTACAACACGCGGTACGATACCCCCACCCTTACCTTCTGGAACCTCTTCGTCTGCCCGGCGAGCCTCCCCGAGGAGCTCGCTTACGCCATGGTCAAAGCGGTCTTTGAGAGCCTCCCCACCCTGCACGCCGCCGTGGCCCCTGCCCGGGACACCACCCTGGAGAACGCCACCCGCTCCCGGAACGGTAAGGTGCCCTACCACGAGGGGGCCGTGCGCTACTTCCGGGAAAGGGGGGTGTGGCGCTAG
- a CDS encoding helix-turn-helix transcriptional regulator has translation MASVSKSARLLEMVERLRLRPYRVVELARHFGVSERTIERDLEALSLQGYPVEPVRRGVYHIPDRPPPLHPVEALALFAAGRLLYHQAPTRQYGAALEKLARMLPEPLRTLLLRSTEGLAERRGDSRNLEMVARALLERRVLAFEYRSGGSKHWRPKEVLVYFLEANRTNLGLYAVGYERTYHRSVLTFKLSRMRNGRLLDEVYELPHDFDPNLYFRQAWGVVGIRGEAMDIHLRFAPEAAWRVVEGDYPGLEIERELPDGGLLARLKAAPFKGGVPWEVLAWIQSFGPRVEVLAPAELRALWLEEARRVLEKATTPVTSAV, from the coding sequence ATGGCAAGCGTGTCTAAAAGTGCTCGCCTTCTGGAGATGGTTGAGCGGCTTCGTCTTCGGCCTTACCGGGTTGTCGAGCTGGCCCGCCACTTCGGGGTGAGCGAACGCACGATAGAGCGGGACCTCGAGGCCCTCTCCCTCCAAGGCTACCCGGTGGAGCCGGTTAGGCGTGGCGTTTACCACATACCCGACCGCCCCCCTCCCCTCCATCCCGTAGAAGCCTTAGCCCTTTTCGCTGCTGGCCGTCTCCTGTACCACCAAGCCCCCACTCGGCAGTACGGCGCGGCGCTAGAAAAGCTCGCTCGTATGCTTCCCGAGCCATTGCGCACCCTTCTCCTTAGGAGCACAGAGGGCCTGGCCGAGCGCAGAGGTGATAGCCGGAACCTGGAAATGGTGGCCCGGGCCCTTTTGGAGCGACGGGTGCTTGCCTTTGAATACCGGTCTGGAGGTTCTAAGCACTGGCGACCGAAGGAGGTCTTGGTCTATTTTCTGGAGGCCAACCGCACTAATCTAGGGCTCTACGCCGTGGGCTACGAGCGAACCTACCATCGTTCTGTCTTAACCTTCAAGCTTTCCCGGATGCGCAATGGCCGTTTGCTAGACGAGGTTTACGAGCTTCCCCATGACTTTGACCCTAACCTGTACTTTCGGCAAGCGTGGGGTGTGGTAGGGATAAGGGGGGAAGCCATGGACATTCACCTTCGCTTCGCCCCCGAAGCGGCGTGGCGCGTCGTAGAGGGGGACTACCCTGGCCTGGAGATTGAGCGGGAACTGCCCGATGGGGGGCTCCTAGCCCGCCTTAAGGCGGCGCCTTTTAAGGGGGGTGTGCCTTGGGAAGTCCTGGCTTGGATCCAAAGCTTCGGTCCCCGCGTGGAGGTTCTGGCCCCGGCTGAGCTCCGGGCCCTTTGGTTAGAGGAAGCGCGGAGGGTCTTGGAGAAAGCGACAACGCCCGTCACGTCTGCTGTATAG
- a CDS encoding CRISPR-associated endonuclease Cas3'' translates to MDIAQTALSLWAKSGNPYHPLLGHMLDSASVARAILLREPKRTLCLYGQDWGLPPEEAVLWVAFLVGLHDLGKASPVFQAGWEEGAKKVWEAGLTWKRELLETETSWVAHGVLTEIYVKEFLRAFGLGRRASLQLARALGAHHGFPAQREELDLAHRHVQVEPEAWQEVRKWLVEHLRQTVKAPVPKVPEVSPQGVLRVMALTSFADWIASDPSLFPYGRDPSRPDYWQEALDLAEKALDQVGWSRPKAGGQKGFTEVFPFPPNALQKGIPSLLESTHEPILLLVEAPMGMGKTEAALYAYHLLVERLGHRGLYMALPTQATANGLFPRVRDFLAGLGIGPLDLQLQHGTAMLNPLYEDLLERARPAQVYEAQGSVSASTWFSAKKRAMLSPHGVGTLDQALLGVLTVKHHFVRLWGLMNRVVVLDEVHAYDAYTSGLLEALLRWLKSLGSSVILMTATLPKAKREALLSAWGVSGENLPTYPRLAAFGERFLGGLPLPYPDKSVFLKSAPVEPEALAKELLAALPGVLGAVVNTVDRAQALYQALGKGTPLTLGDLLDRFNPSPSEGGPWAELGKVREEKAGAVVGKALPDGTLVFLLHARFPAEERALRETVALALFGKRGPRPERAILVATQVAEQSLDLDFDLLYSDLAPVDLLFQRAGRLHRHERPRPLPHGKPQLWVGGLEEPHFGGDLYWDRVYEEYILLSTWVSLRNRDALRFPQDLEALLEEVYERKPEAFPEELRERAQESHRRLHERLQKEEETAKNVALSEPERLIREGDAAHLAASFRMDDEAEDPHTQRLLTRLGDPSVPVVPVYRKDEGLYLDPEGRWPVRLRGEPSKEEAVALWRRAVRLSRYPIPQELSQEEPPPAWRKSGLLRGLRLLEVGREFGKGRGAFRVQLDPELGVVYVRLPDNN, encoded by the coding sequence GTGGACATTGCCCAAACTGCGCTAAGCCTCTGGGCCAAAAGCGGAAACCCCTATCACCCTCTGTTGGGGCACATGCTGGATAGCGCTTCCGTGGCCCGGGCTATTCTCTTGCGGGAGCCTAAACGCACCCTTTGCCTCTACGGCCAGGACTGGGGCCTGCCGCCGGAAGAAGCGGTGCTCTGGGTAGCCTTCCTGGTGGGACTCCACGACCTCGGCAAGGCCAGCCCGGTTTTCCAAGCCGGCTGGGAGGAAGGGGCCAAGAAGGTATGGGAAGCTGGGCTTACCTGGAAAAGGGAGTTGTTAGAAACGGAAACTTCCTGGGTAGCCCACGGCGTCTTGACCGAGATTTACGTGAAGGAGTTTTTGCGTGCCTTCGGGTTAGGGCGTAGGGCTTCTTTACAGTTAGCGCGGGCCCTCGGAGCGCACCACGGGTTTCCTGCTCAGAGAGAGGAACTGGACCTAGCCCACCGTCACGTGCAAGTAGAGCCCGAAGCTTGGCAAGAGGTGCGGAAGTGGCTCGTGGAGCACCTTCGCCAGACGGTAAAGGCCCCCGTGCCGAAGGTCCCAGAAGTTTCGCCCCAAGGGGTGCTCCGGGTTATGGCCCTAACTTCCTTCGCCGACTGGATTGCCTCCGATCCAAGCCTCTTCCCCTATGGTCGGGATCCCTCGAGGCCCGATTACTGGCAAGAAGCTTTGGACCTAGCTGAAAAGGCGTTGGACCAAGTGGGATGGTCGCGACCAAAAGCTGGAGGGCAAAAGGGGTTCACCGAAGTTTTTCCCTTTCCCCCCAACGCGCTACAAAAGGGCATCCCGTCGCTTTTGGAATCTACACACGAACCCATCTTGCTTCTTGTGGAAGCGCCTATGGGCATGGGCAAAACCGAGGCGGCTTTATACGCATACCACCTTCTCGTGGAGCGTTTGGGCCACCGCGGTCTATACATGGCCCTACCCACCCAGGCAACGGCCAACGGCCTTTTCCCTAGGGTGCGGGACTTCTTGGCGGGGTTAGGCATTGGACCCCTAGACCTCCAGCTCCAACACGGCACGGCCATGCTCAACCCGCTTTACGAAGACCTCCTGGAACGCGCCCGCCCCGCCCAAGTGTACGAAGCGCAAGGAAGTGTATCCGCTTCCACCTGGTTCTCCGCCAAGAAGCGGGCCATGCTGTCCCCCCATGGGGTGGGCACCCTAGACCAGGCGTTGTTGGGGGTGCTCACCGTCAAGCACCACTTCGTGCGGCTTTGGGGACTCATGAACCGGGTGGTGGTGCTGGATGAGGTCCACGCCTATGACGCATACACTTCGGGTCTCCTCGAGGCCCTTCTCCGTTGGCTCAAGTCCCTAGGTTCCAGCGTCATCCTCATGACCGCCACGCTCCCCAAGGCCAAGCGGGAAGCGTTGCTTTCGGCGTGGGGAGTGTCGGGGGAAAACCTACCCACCTACCCCCGCCTGGCCGCCTTCGGCGAGCGGTTTCTTGGGGGCCTACCCCTGCCCTATCCCGATAAGAGCGTCTTCCTGAAAAGCGCACCGGTAGAGCCCGAAGCCCTGGCCAAGGAGCTCCTTGCGGCGCTGCCGGGGGTTTTGGGGGCGGTGGTGAACACCGTGGACCGGGCCCAAGCCCTTTACCAGGCTTTGGGCAAGGGTACGCCCCTCACGCTGGGGGACCTTTTGGACCGCTTCAACCCCTCCCCATCCGAAGGGGGCCCATGGGCGGAGTTAGGAAAGGTAAGGGAGGAAAAGGCCGGAGCGGTGGTGGGTAAAGCCCTTCCCGATGGGACTTTGGTCTTCCTCCTCCACGCCCGTTTTCCCGCCGAGGAAAGGGCCTTACGGGAGACGGTGGCCCTGGCGCTTTTTGGGAAGCGGGGGCCCAGGCCCGAGCGGGCCATCCTCGTGGCCACCCAGGTGGCGGAGCAGAGCCTGGACCTGGACTTTGACCTCCTTTATAGCGACCTGGCCCCTGTGGACCTCCTTTTCCAGCGGGCGGGGAGGCTTCACCGGCACGAAAGGCCCCGCCCTTTGCCCCACGGCAAACCCCAGCTTTGGGTGGGCGGCCTGGAAGAGCCCCACTTCGGCGGCGACCTCTACTGGGACCGGGTTTATGAGGAGTACATCCTCCTCTCCACGTGGGTTTCCTTGCGGAACCGGGATGCGCTCAGGTTTCCGCAGGACCTCGAGGCCCTCTTGGAAGAGGTGTACGAGCGAAAACCCGAAGCTTTCCCTGAAGAGCTACGGGAACGGGCCCAAGAAAGCCATCGGCGCCTGCACGAGCGCTTGCAAAAGGAGGAAGAAACCGCCAAGAACGTGGCGCTTTCTGAGCCAGAGAGGCTTATCCGCGAAGGGGACGCAGCCCACCTCGCCGCCAGCTTCCGAATGGACGACGAAGCGGAAGACCCCCACACCCAGCGCCTCCTCACCCGCCTCGGGGACCCCAGCGTGCCCGTGGTACCGGTCTACCGCAAGGACGAAGGACTCTACTTGGACCCCGAGGGGCGGTGGCCTGTCAGGCTTAGAGGGGAGCCTTCCAAGGAAGAGGCGGTGGCCCTTTGGCGGCGGGCGGTGCGCCTCTCCCGCTATCCCATACCCCAGGAGCTTTCCCAAGAGGAGCCGCCACCAGCGTGGAGAAAAAGCGGTCTCCTCCGGGGCCTCAGGCTTCTGGAGGTGGGCCGGGAGTTCGGGAAGGGCAGGGGAGCTTTCCGCGTGCAACTTGACCCAGAGCTCGGGGTGGTGTACGTTCGCCTTCCCGACAATAACTGA
- the casA gene encoding type I-E CRISPR-associated protein Cse1/CasA gives MEKFNLLEEPWIPVLEGGRVREVSIREALLRAPRIARIETASPLEEAALHRLLLAILHRALPPVRDVVDAADLLERGAFDQKALEAYLDQYHDRFWLFHPEAPFFQIADLPLEDPLPWTKLRPELATGNNPTLFDHTTDPDPPEIPYAEAARALVLHQNFVLGGLVRRLGVTSGKDGPLARPAVFLPTGDTLFETLVLNLVPYEPEGDEPLWEKPPLRRKDVEKAATKWPLSGITRVYTWPSRGVLLLDTGKGVRWMAYGPGVEPDPVFFRDPMVAYRQSSKGNVVPLRLSEEKSFWRDFSAMLPAQGGAFPAALQHAGGVQDETERTYRLRVLGQVSDQAKVLDVRREVYPLPSALLKEEGALELQIALRQAEDLGKGLVSVAWQVARGVLGDKDAAELEAFVRSLPLLPGYWANLDLAFPEFLNALGEPHSLEAWREEVFRAALRAWEATRLFVGTGGRHLAALAAGERALARVLGALKEVKA, from the coding sequence GTGGAAAAGTTTAACTTGCTTGAGGAGCCGTGGATCCCCGTTCTTGAAGGAGGGCGAGTACGGGAGGTAAGCATAAGGGAGGCCCTTCTCCGTGCCCCGCGCATCGCCCGTATTGAAACCGCTTCCCCACTGGAGGAAGCAGCCCTCCACCGCCTTCTGCTCGCCATTCTCCACCGGGCGCTACCTCCCGTGAGGGATGTGGTGGACGCCGCAGACCTTCTGGAGCGTGGGGCTTTTGACCAAAAGGCCCTCGAGGCCTACCTGGACCAATACCACGACCGGTTTTGGCTCTTCCACCCGGAGGCGCCCTTTTTCCAAATCGCCGACCTTCCCTTAGAAGACCCTCTTCCATGGACCAAGTTGCGTCCCGAGCTTGCCACCGGCAACAACCCTACCCTCTTTGACCACACCACCGACCCGGATCCGCCGGAAATCCCCTACGCCGAGGCTGCCCGAGCCTTGGTGCTCCACCAAAACTTCGTTTTGGGTGGCCTAGTTAGGCGGCTTGGCGTGACCTCAGGCAAGGATGGGCCCTTGGCTCGCCCGGCGGTGTTCCTCCCCACGGGGGACACCCTCTTTGAAACCCTTGTCCTGAACCTGGTACCGTATGAGCCCGAGGGTGATGAACCCCTTTGGGAGAAGCCTCCTTTGCGGCGAAAGGACGTAGAAAAGGCCGCTACAAAGTGGCCTCTCTCCGGCATCACTCGGGTCTACACGTGGCCGAGCCGCGGGGTGCTTCTCCTGGACACAGGGAAAGGAGTGCGCTGGATGGCCTATGGCCCCGGGGTGGAGCCTGATCCCGTGTTTTTCCGCGATCCCATGGTAGCCTACCGCCAAAGCTCCAAGGGAAACGTTGTTCCCCTTCGCCTAAGCGAGGAGAAGAGTTTCTGGCGTGACTTTAGCGCCATGCTTCCTGCGCAAGGGGGGGCATTCCCCGCCGCACTCCAACATGCGGGAGGCGTCCAGGACGAAACAGAAAGGACCTACCGGCTAAGGGTTTTGGGGCAGGTATCGGACCAGGCTAAGGTCCTGGATGTGCGGCGGGAAGTGTACCCTCTGCCCTCGGCCCTCCTCAAGGAAGAGGGCGCCCTTGAACTCCAAATCGCCTTGCGCCAAGCCGAGGACCTGGGTAAGGGGCTCGTCTCGGTGGCTTGGCAGGTGGCGCGGGGTGTTCTAGGGGACAAAGACGCCGCGGAGCTGGAAGCTTTTGTCCGCTCCCTGCCCCTACTCCCGGGTTATTGGGCGAACCTGGACTTGGCCTTTCCAGAGTTCCTAAACGCCCTTGGTGAGCCTCACTCCCTGGAAGCTTGGCGTGAGGAGGTTTTCCGGGCGGCCTTAAGGGCCTGGGAGGCAACCCGCCTCTTTGTGGGCACAGGGGGGCGGCACTTGGCCGCTCTGGCAGCGGGTGAAAGGGCGTTGGCTAGGGTGTTAGGGGCGCTTAAGGAGGTGAAAGCGTGA
- the casB gene encoding type I-E CRISPR-associated protein Cse2/CasB → MEWLTALQKGSGWTPARAALRRSLAFPLGTYPPAMPYVEPFVKAEGWAREAHYLVAGLFALKDGAHQGGRSLALALWEAARERDSKSVEKRFLALLDADRDQIAFRLRQAVGLVEGGLDFARLLDDLLDWFHQNRRVQARWAKEYYGAKEQDLEEEEVEG, encoded by the coding sequence GTGGAGTGGCTCACCGCCCTGCAAAAGGGGTCTGGCTGGACCCCCGCTCGGGCGGCATTACGCCGGAGTTTGGCCTTTCCCCTGGGAACATACCCTCCCGCCATGCCTTACGTGGAACCTTTCGTGAAGGCGGAGGGGTGGGCTCGGGAAGCCCACTACCTGGTGGCGGGGCTTTTCGCCCTCAAGGACGGCGCTCACCAGGGCGGGCGGAGTCTGGCTCTAGCCCTTTGGGAGGCGGCGAGGGAGCGGGACTCCAAGAGCGTGGAGAAGCGCTTTCTGGCCCTCCTGGATGCTGACCGCGACCAGATAGCCTTTCGGCTCCGGCAGGCGGTGGGGTTGGTGGAGGGGGGGCTGGACTTCGCCCGGCTTCTGGATGACTTGTTGGATTGGTTTCACCAGAACCGGCGGGTGCAGGCCCGTTGGGCCAAGGAGTATTACGGCGCAAAGGAGCAGGACCTGGAAGAAGAGGAGGTGGAAGGATGA